The sequence TGATGGGTGGTGAGGGTGCCGCCGGCGAGGGTGGCGCGCTCGCGCATGCCGACCACGCCGTGGCCGCGCCGCTCGTCGGGCCGGTACTGCCCGCTGGTGGTGAGAGCCTCGGGATCGAGCGGAGCCGTGGGCAGGAGCGAGCTGGCGACCACGACGATGACGTCGTCGGGACGCCAGTCAAACAGCACGTCGACCGTCGCCGTCGTGTCTCCGTGGCGGAGGACGTTGGTGAGCGACTCCTGGACGATCCGGTAGATCGCGAGCTGGCGGTTGCTCCCGAGCTGTGCGGGAGTGCCGCTCGAGCGGAGGTCGATGGTGAGACCGGCCGTGGTCATCTGCTCGACGAGCTTCTCGAGGTCGCCCAGGACCGGCTGCGGCGCGGCGCCCTGGCTGTGGCGGAGCTGCCCCAGGAGGACCCGCACCTCGACGAGCGCCTCGCGGGCGGTCGAGGCGATGGTGCCGAGATTCTCCTCGACGGACTCGGGGTCGGCCTTGTAGGCGTAGCGGGCGCCGTCGGCCTGGGCGATGACGACGGCGAGCGAGTGCGCGACGACGTCGTGCATGTCGCGCGCGATCCGCGTCCGCTCCTGCTCGACCGCGATGTCGCGCTCGGCTCTCGCCGCCTCGCGGGCGGCTCTCGCGGCGTCGCCCTCGGCGCGAGCGGCCTCCCGCTCGGCGCGCGCAGCCTCCCGCTCGGCGACGAGCTGCGCGTCGCGGCTCTCGCGCGCGGCGTACCGGGTCCGGGCCAGCTGGCCGCCGACCCACGGCAGCCCGAGGAGCGCCAGGAAGCCGAGGAACGTGATGCCGATCTGGAGCAGGAGCCGGACCAGGTCGGTGGTCGTGCTGACGTCGTGGAGCACCCCGAAGAGCGCGAGCTGCGCGAACGTGACGTAGAACATGCCGATCGCGGCACCGACCCCGACCGACCCGAGGCCCAGCCACTTGACCCGCGGGCTGCCGTAGGCGGCCGAGGCGTAGAGGACCGCGCAGATCGCGAGGTTCGAGATCTGCGGCGTCGACAGGGTGAGCATCTCGAACGCGGCCGTGGCCCAGGCGAGCCCCAGGGCCGTCGCGGGCGACAGGCGTCGGAACGCCATCGCCACGACCATCCCCGCCGTGATCAGGATCGAGAACGGGTTGGAGTGCAGGTCGAACGGGAGCGTGACCAGGCCGAGGACGAGACCCGCCACCGAGTCGATGACGACCTGGTGGGAGGGGATGCGGCGGAAGATCACCCCACAACCGTAGAGGCTCGGGAGGCGACCGTCAGTGTCTGGCGGCCACGAGACATCCTGCGGCGCCTCGAATCATCCGCGCGATGTACGCGGACCGACGAGCAGCACAGACACCCGCGGAACAGCTCAGAATCCGAGGCGGCCGAGCTGCTTCGGGTCGCGCTGCCAGTCTTTGGCGACCTTGACCCGGATCGACAGGAACACCTGCTTGCCGACCAGCGGCTCGATCTGAGCGCGGGCCCGCTCCCCCACCTCGCGGAGGCGCTGGCCCTTGTGGCCGATGATGATGCCCTTCTGGCTGTCGCGCTCGACGAACAGGTTCGCGTAGACCTCGACGAGCTCGCGGTCGTCTCGCTCGACGATGTCGTCGATGGTCACGGCGAGCGAGTGCGGCAGCTCGTCTTGCACGCCCTCGAGGGCGGCCTCGCGGATGAACTCCGACACCCGGTCTTCGAGGAGCTCCTCGGTCACCTGCTCGCTCGGGTAGAGCTGCGGCGAGACCGGCAGCAGCTTGATCAGCTCGGATGCGACGGTGTCGAGCTGGATCCTGCTGACGGCCGACAGAGGCACGATGGCCTCCCAGTCGCGGAGAGAGCTCACCGCGAGCAGCTGCTCGGCGACGGCCGCCTTGGAGGCCGCGTCGATCTTCGTGACGATCGCGACCTTCTTGGCCCGCGGGAACGAGTCGAGCTGCTCGTTGATGAAGCGGTCGCCGGGTCCGAGCTTCTCGTCGGCCGGCACGCAGAAGCCGATCACGTCGACCTCGCCGAGCGTGTCTTGGACGACGCTGTTGAGACGCTCGCCGAGCAGGGTGCGCGGCCGGTGCATGCCGGGGGTGTCGACGAGGACGAGCTGGCCGTTGGCGTGGTGCACGATGCCGCGGATGGCGCGCCTGGTCGTCTGGGGCTTCGAGGAGGTGATCGCCACCTTCTCGCCCACGAGGGCGTTCGTCAGGGTCGACTTGCCGACGTTCGGGCGGCCGACGAACGAGACGAACCCGGCGCGGTAGTCGGGGCTGGTGGTCATCGGGGTGTCCGCTCGTTCGAGGTGGGCGTGGGAGTGGCGGCGGAACTCGCGGCCGGATCCGCGGCGAAGGCGGCCTGGCTGGAGGCCAGCGCAGGATCGCGACGGACCAGCACGGTCTGCAGGTTGCGGCGCCGCCCCTCCGTCCGGTTC is a genomic window of Frondihabitans peucedani containing:
- a CDS encoding sensor histidine kinase; protein product: MIFRRIPSHQVVIDSVAGLVLGLVTLPFDLHSNPFSILITAGMVVAMAFRRLSPATALGLAWATAAFEMLTLSTPQISNLAICAVLYASAAYGSPRVKWLGLGSVGVGAAIGMFYVTFAQLALFGVLHDVSTTTDLVRLLLQIGITFLGFLALLGLPWVGGQLARTRYAARESRDAQLVAEREAARAEREAARAEGDAARAAREAARAERDIAVEQERTRIARDMHDVVAHSLAVVIAQADGARYAYKADPESVEENLGTIASTAREALVEVRVLLGQLRHSQGAAPQPVLGDLEKLVEQMTTAGLTIDLRSSGTPAQLGSNRQLAIYRIVQESLTNVLRHGDTTATVDVLFDWRPDDVIVVVASSLLPTAPLDPEALTTSGQYRPDERRGHGVVGMRERATLAGGTLTTHQAGGRFIVRAGIPSTALTQEVRLR
- the era gene encoding GTPase Era — translated: MTTSPDYRAGFVSFVGRPNVGKSTLTNALVGEKVAITSSKPQTTRRAIRGIVHHANGQLVLVDTPGMHRPRTLLGERLNSVVQDTLGEVDVIGFCVPADEKLGPGDRFINEQLDSFPRAKKVAIVTKIDAASKAAVAEQLLAVSSLRDWEAIVPLSAVSRIQLDTVASELIKLLPVSPQLYPSEQVTEELLEDRVSEFIREAALEGVQDELPHSLAVTIDDIVERDDRELVEVYANLFVERDSQKGIIIGHKGQRLREVGERARAQIEPLVGKQVFLSIRVKVAKDWQRDPKQLGRLGF